The following proteins are co-located in the Paludibaculum fermentans genome:
- a CDS encoding glycosyltransferase family 4 protein has product MNLLLLDQFSEMGGAQRCLLDLIPAFRERGWRISAAMPGGGPMFERMASMDVSVTRLPCRPYSSGSKTLGDFWRFASDMQDATRIVRQLVQERAIDLIYVNGPRMLPAARLSGVPFCFHAHNKLTKWHDLLVVRWALRQATVIACSEFVAGPLRPFCRPVIVPNACEDLGFRRLASGRPVRIGVVGRIAPEKGQLEFVDAVRLLGGKIPECRFVICGDDVLSRPGYKDLVLRKAAGTPISFAGWMNEPAEALRQVDVLVVPSTGADATPRVILEAFSAGVPVVAFAAGGIPELVEDGETGFLVHPRTAEALAARLAGLLHNTGELTRVAANARRKWAAGYTLERYRNQVAGLLETCVPRSRIQKSMAATAPTTPAPPRVAE; this is encoded by the coding sequence ATGAACCTGCTGCTGCTCGACCAGTTCAGCGAGATGGGTGGTGCGCAACGCTGCCTGCTCGATCTGATTCCGGCCTTCCGGGAGAGAGGCTGGAGGATCTCCGCGGCAATGCCGGGCGGAGGCCCGATGTTCGAGCGCATGGCGTCGATGGACGTGTCCGTCACAAGGCTGCCGTGCAGGCCATACTCTTCCGGTTCCAAGACGCTGGGGGACTTCTGGCGCTTCGCTTCCGACATGCAGGACGCGACGCGCATCGTCCGGCAACTCGTCCAGGAACGCGCCATCGACCTGATCTATGTGAACGGTCCCCGGATGCTGCCGGCCGCACGGCTCAGCGGTGTTCCGTTCTGCTTCCATGCCCACAACAAGTTGACCAAGTGGCACGATCTGCTGGTGGTGCGCTGGGCACTGCGGCAGGCGACAGTGATCGCATGTTCCGAGTTTGTCGCGGGGCCGCTGCGTCCGTTCTGTCGGCCGGTGATTGTGCCGAATGCTTGCGAGGATCTCGGCTTTCGACGCCTGGCCAGTGGCAGGCCGGTGCGGATCGGAGTGGTGGGCCGGATTGCACCGGAGAAGGGCCAACTTGAGTTTGTGGACGCGGTGCGGCTGCTCGGCGGAAAGATCCCGGAGTGCCGGTTCGTGATCTGTGGGGACGACGTGCTCTCGCGGCCCGGGTACAAGGACCTCGTCCTGAGGAAGGCGGCGGGGACGCCCATTTCGTTTGCGGGGTGGATGAACGAACCCGCCGAAGCCCTGCGGCAAGTGGATGTGCTGGTGGTGCCCTCGACTGGGGCCGACGCGACACCACGCGTGATCCTGGAGGCGTTCTCAGCCGGGGTGCCGGTGGTGGCCTTCGCGGCGGGCGGTATCCCGGAGCTCGTCGAGGATGGCGAGACGGGGTTTCTCGTTCACCCAAGGACGGCAGAGGCATTGGCCGCGCGGTTGGCCGGGCTCCTCCACAACACGGGAGAGCTGACGCGCGTGGCCGCGAATGCGCGCAGGAAGTGGGCGGCGGGCTACACGCTCGAACGCTATCGGAATCAGGTGGCGGGGTTGCTGGAGACCTGCGTGCCGCGTAGCAGGATCCAGAAGAGCATGGCCGCCACGGCGCCGACAACACCGGCTCCGCCCAGAGTCGCCGAGTAG
- a CDS encoding O-antigen ligase family protein: MSSTNASTELWDRRPLLALLLGTCAAGIAFLPSPMYQAAGAAALLAVPCLWFVLLEPDRWLSLFFAACLLAPPLPIAIGNSGPHVALGIACIGLLVGVLRAGEWRLKPHPVSIRLAVLFAVLAGSVSFALLYSGAVVAAGSLARVCLFGIGCYVYFYAAMGPVQRQQRVAAQLFWFAAGSALFACLDFYFQWPAPAGYGPQFIWLDSGVFRRAQGVFYEASTLGNLSVFFLTMSAVALIRPRAECPVPRWAIAVAVPIFGTALLLSYSRASLVTLCLSLGTLFFLQRKGLPVRRWGFIAGSSMLAGGALAFVLFPEFVRGYFARVVLSVQFLFSATNGVLSGRVDSWQKLATFLMEHPWHLLFGVGYKTLPYSDVAGAPVIADNMYLSLLVETGCVGLCAFIALNAAILQAGWRARSTFFGAWILSFWTGQVIQMLSGDLLTYWRVIPIYFWVLAQTVRAEQQ; encoded by the coding sequence ATGTCGAGCACGAACGCAAGTACTGAGCTGTGGGACCGCAGGCCGCTGCTTGCCCTGCTGCTGGGAACCTGCGCGGCCGGCATCGCCTTTCTGCCCTCCCCCATGTATCAGGCGGCAGGTGCGGCCGCGCTGTTGGCCGTACCCTGCCTCTGGTTCGTCCTGCTGGAGCCCGACCGCTGGTTGTCGTTGTTCTTTGCGGCGTGCCTGCTGGCGCCGCCCTTGCCGATTGCGATCGGGAATTCCGGCCCGCACGTCGCGCTGGGGATTGCGTGTATTGGGTTGCTGGTGGGTGTTCTCAGGGCCGGCGAGTGGCGGTTGAAGCCGCATCCGGTTTCGATCCGGCTGGCCGTGCTGTTCGCTGTGCTCGCGGGGAGCGTGTCCTTTGCCCTGCTGTATTCCGGCGCGGTGGTGGCCGCGGGCAGCCTGGCGCGGGTGTGCCTGTTCGGCATTGGCTGCTATGTGTATTTCTACGCGGCAATGGGGCCCGTGCAGCGGCAACAGAGAGTGGCGGCGCAATTGTTCTGGTTTGCGGCCGGCTCGGCGCTGTTCGCGTGCCTGGACTTCTATTTCCAGTGGCCCGCTCCGGCCGGCTATGGACCACAGTTCATCTGGCTGGACTCGGGGGTCTTCCGCCGCGCGCAGGGCGTCTTCTATGAAGCCAGCACGCTCGGCAATCTGAGTGTGTTCTTCCTGACAATGAGCGCCGTTGCACTGATCCGCCCGCGAGCCGAGTGTCCGGTGCCGCGCTGGGCCATTGCCGTGGCTGTGCCTATATTTGGTACGGCGCTGCTGCTGTCATACTCGCGCGCTTCGTTGGTCACGCTCTGCCTTTCGCTGGGGACCCTGTTCTTCCTCCAGCGAAAAGGCTTGCCCGTGCGCCGTTGGGGTTTCATTGCGGGGAGTTCGATGCTGGCGGGCGGGGCACTGGCCTTTGTGCTCTTCCCCGAGTTTGTGCGCGGCTACTTTGCCAGAGTCGTACTCTCCGTCCAGTTCCTCTTCTCCGCGACCAACGGAGTGCTGTCGGGCCGCGTGGATAGCTGGCAGAAGCTGGCGACCTTCCTGATGGAGCACCCGTGGCACTTGCTGTTTGGAGTCGGGTACAAGACGCTGCCTTACTCGGATGTGGCCGGCGCTCCGGTGATCGCGGATAACATGTACCTCAGCCTGCTGGTGGAGACCGGCTGCGTGGGCCTGTGCGCGTTTATCGCCCTGAACGCCGCTATTTTGCAGGCGGGTTGGCGGGCCCGTTCAACCTTCTTTGGCGCCTGGATCCTCAGCTTCTGGACCGGCCAGGTCATCCAGATGCTGTCAGGCGACCTGCTGACGTACTGGCGCGTGATTCCCATTTACTTCTGGGTGCTGGCACAGACGGTCAGGGCGGAGCAGCAATGA
- a CDS encoding GumC domain-containing protein: MADSFDAYEYFRYLKQRWWYSALACGASVTLALLGCALLTKQYSATASILIDPPPSSDVRTAVAVSPVYLESLRTYEYFAGSDSLFQRAAEQFHLTSADPAEPIERLKKRVLKVSKLRDTKILEITATLPDPKQAAALASYLAAQTAALSQSVGREGDQELIANTGKQLEAEEKRLNELNQALQSLAGGKLESAERYKLESLIDSQAGVERELMRSHADLAEHSDAGLQRRVSELQTQSTALKAQAAEVETRVARTTAKREALEADIATTVRERDALRGRMRDLRASVGTRGERLSVIDSGVVPQRPSFPKTPLIVVSAFLLSFVASFLYLSVGFSMAQLRGRAARFQHVEHERKY; the protein is encoded by the coding sequence ATGGCGGACTCGTTCGATGCGTACGAATATTTTCGATATTTGAAGCAAAGGTGGTGGTATTCCGCGCTGGCCTGCGGAGCCTCCGTCACCCTCGCATTGCTGGGCTGCGCGCTGCTCACGAAGCAGTATTCAGCGACGGCCAGCATTCTCATCGACCCTCCACCGTCGAGCGACGTGAGAACCGCTGTTGCGGTGAGCCCGGTGTATCTCGAGTCCCTGCGCACCTACGAGTACTTTGCGGGCAGCGACAGCCTGTTCCAGCGGGCGGCCGAGCAATTTCACCTGACCTCGGCGGACCCAGCAGAACCGATCGAGCGGCTCAAAAAAAGAGTCCTCAAAGTGTCGAAACTGCGGGATACGAAGATCCTGGAAATCACAGCCACGCTGCCCGATCCGAAACAGGCCGCGGCCCTGGCGAGTTACCTGGCCGCGCAGACAGCGGCGCTCAGCCAGTCTGTTGGCCGTGAAGGCGACCAGGAGCTGATTGCCAACACCGGGAAGCAACTGGAGGCCGAAGAAAAGCGATTGAACGAGCTGAACCAGGCGCTACAAAGCCTGGCAGGCGGCAAACTGGAAAGTGCGGAACGCTACAAACTGGAGAGCCTGATCGATTCGCAGGCGGGCGTGGAAAGAGAGTTGATGCGAAGCCACGCCGACCTGGCGGAGCACAGCGATGCGGGTCTGCAGCGGCGGGTATCCGAGCTTCAGACACAGAGCACCGCGCTGAAGGCCCAGGCCGCCGAGGTTGAAACAAGAGTCGCCCGCACCACCGCCAAACGTGAGGCATTGGAGGCGGATATCGCCACCACAGTGCGAGAGCGCGACGCATTGCGGGGCCGTATGCGCGACCTCCGCGCCAGTGTAGGGACACGCGGCGAGCGGCTCAGCGTGATCGACTCCGGCGTCGTCCCGCAACGTCCAAGCTTCCCTAAGACGCCACTGATCGTCGTGTCGGCGTTCCTACTCTCCTTCGTGGCTTCCTTCCTCTACCTGAGTGTTGGCTTCAGCATGGCTCAGCTGCGCGGACGGGCCGCGCGCTTCCAACATGTCGAGCACGAACGCAAGTACTGA
- a CDS encoding O-antigen ligase family protein: MGILLPVTLALLPLLILPSVVFYYDITPKLAVLLFGAGLALFWFEQNRRALISLWTGKSGRWIILILGAQLCSLLLSTLGSQNPWFSVGGSTWRRFGLLSQGALILFTLLAAAQFSTNRVILRRALQAIALSGCVMALYGMAQYLGWDPLLPPTSYLAGEGIFQIVRPPATLGHAGYFATYLLFTLAAALATFPFNRKLACCSVVLMPVAIVLSGTRAALLGLAVGAVCLVLLRRPSLRTISIASACAAAVLVLLLISPAGGKLRARVKWSADDAKGGARILLWRDTLHLAEAHALLGSGLDTFGTAFPRYQSVELSRAYPDFYHESPHNILLDTLSSQGVFGLLILLALLALGFQHAKGNPELAAGLAAVFVSLQFTSFTIATSLGFLILIATLLPPVSLHESKPKNNSWKIVPAVLAVCLIFAGMRVMLADFTFQQAKTALDAGRISDAMGEYLAAGALANLGGRPDLYFSRRFTAARRRPEALTAGVQAAAGPEDRPNGLYNLAALHSASNDAAAVEADLRAAIDASPQWFKPHWTLARLLAGQGRRNEANREADRAVELDGGKHPEVTLARDRIRLGLKPY; encoded by the coding sequence ATGGGGATCCTGCTTCCAGTCACCCTCGCTCTACTGCCTCTCCTGATTCTGCCCAGTGTTGTTTTTTACTATGACATCACGCCGAAGCTCGCGGTACTACTATTTGGCGCGGGCCTCGCGCTTTTCTGGTTTGAGCAGAATCGCCGGGCCCTGATCTCCCTTTGGACTGGAAAGTCCGGACGCTGGATCATCCTGATTCTCGGCGCGCAGCTATGTTCCTTGTTGCTCTCCACTCTGGGCTCGCAGAACCCCTGGTTCTCAGTGGGCGGCAGCACATGGCGCCGCTTTGGCTTGCTATCGCAGGGTGCGCTTATCCTCTTCACACTTCTCGCGGCGGCCCAGTTCTCCACCAACCGCGTCATCCTGCGCCGCGCGTTGCAGGCCATCGCCCTCTCGGGTTGCGTCATGGCTCTCTACGGCATGGCGCAATACCTGGGCTGGGATCCCCTGCTGCCCCCTACCTCCTATCTCGCCGGCGAAGGCATCTTTCAGATCGTGCGCCCGCCCGCGACACTGGGCCATGCCGGATACTTTGCCACCTACCTGCTCTTCACCCTGGCCGCTGCCTTGGCCACATTTCCGTTCAACCGGAAACTCGCCTGCTGCTCGGTCGTTCTGATGCCTGTAGCCATCGTGCTCAGCGGCACCCGCGCCGCACTCCTAGGACTGGCCGTCGGGGCCGTCTGCCTGGTCCTCCTCCGCCGGCCCTCGCTCCGGACAATCAGCATCGCCTCTGCCTGTGCGGCGGCTGTCTTGGTTCTGTTATTAATCAGCCCGGCCGGCGGGAAACTGCGGGCTCGGGTAAAGTGGTCCGCCGACGATGCCAAGGGTGGCGCTCGCATTCTGCTCTGGCGCGACACGCTCCACCTGGCTGAAGCCCACGCCCTCCTCGGGAGCGGTCTGGACACCTTCGGAACCGCATTCCCTCGCTACCAGTCGGTGGAGCTCTCGCGCGCTTACCCCGACTTCTATCACGAGTCCCCGCATAACATTCTGCTGGACACGCTCTCCAGCCAGGGCGTCTTCGGCCTGCTGATCCTCCTCGCCCTGTTGGCTCTCGGCTTCCAACACGCAAAAGGAAACCCGGAACTCGCCGCCGGCCTGGCCGCCGTGTTCGTCAGCCTGCAGTTCACGAGTTTCACCATCGCGACGTCGCTCGGGTTTCTCATTCTCATCGCCACGCTGCTGCCGCCGGTCAGCCTTCACGAATCCAAGCCCAAAAATAACTCGTGGAAAATTGTGCCGGCCGTGCTCGCGGTGTGTCTGATCTTCGCAGGGATGCGTGTCATGTTGGCTGACTTTACGTTTCAGCAGGCCAAAACTGCGCTCGACGCAGGCCGGATCAGCGACGCGATGGGCGAATACCTTGCCGCCGGTGCCTTGGCGAACCTGGGTGGCCGGCCCGATCTCTATTTCTCGCGCCGCTTCACCGCGGCTCGCCGTCGCCCGGAAGCTCTGACCGCCGGAGTGCAGGCGGCCGCCGGCCCGGAAGATCGTCCGAACGGCCTCTACAATCTGGCGGCGCTTCACTCGGCATCGAACGATGCGGCTGCCGTGGAAGCGGATCTCCGCGCCGCCATCGATGCCTCGCCCCAATGGTTCAAACCGCACTGGACCTTGGCCCGGCTGCTCGCCGGACAAGGCAGGCGGAACGAGGCAAACCGGGAAGCAGATCGAGCGGTTGAACTGGATGGCGGCAAGCATCCGGAAGTGACACTGGCCCGAGACCGGATTCGTTTGGGCTTGAAACCGTATTAG
- a CDS encoding GTP-binding protein encodes MESGFEAKSKRPVLVLVGGFLGAGKTTLLLKAAEILGRSGLRCALITNDQGGALVDTEFAGVHGVDTGEVTGGCFCCRLTDLVDAAAALAAHQPDVIFAEPVGSCIDISATILQPLKAYYADQFQLAPFTVLADPDEYVRMQAGDAHADLSYLYRYQLDEADLLCFSKADLCRAMPPGADFHLSARTGQQVDAWLDAVLNQERIAGSQLLQNVDYARYAEAEAALGWLNWRGEIRLKKPLSPALLAGPILDEIDTELSAAGIQIAHLKVLDRASTGYVKASVTRNGEEPGVDGDLTASFALDHALTLNLRATGDPAIMEKIVRTATGRAGSWENEHLQAFRPSPPKPERRLDHIVAESSHTG; translated from the coding sequence ATGGAGTCCGGTTTCGAAGCCAAATCAAAGCGTCCAGTTCTCGTCCTCGTCGGCGGGTTCCTGGGCGCGGGCAAAACCACGCTGCTGCTGAAAGCGGCGGAGATTCTCGGGAGATCGGGGCTCCGTTGCGCACTCATCACAAACGACCAGGGCGGCGCCCTGGTGGACACAGAGTTCGCCGGAGTGCACGGCGTCGACACCGGCGAGGTCACAGGCGGCTGTTTCTGCTGCCGGCTCACTGACCTCGTCGACGCGGCAGCGGCGCTGGCCGCTCACCAACCCGACGTCATCTTCGCCGAACCGGTGGGCAGTTGCATCGACATTTCGGCGACCATCCTCCAGCCGCTGAAGGCGTACTACGCCGATCAGTTTCAATTGGCTCCGTTTACGGTGCTGGCTGATCCGGACGAGTATGTCCGCATGCAGGCCGGCGACGCACATGCGGATCTGTCCTACCTCTACCGCTATCAACTGGATGAAGCCGATCTGCTGTGCTTCAGCAAGGCCGACCTTTGCAGGGCCATGCCGCCCGGAGCCGACTTCCACCTGAGCGCGCGGACCGGCCAACAGGTGGACGCCTGGCTGGACGCGGTGCTGAACCAGGAGCGGATCGCGGGCAGCCAACTGCTTCAGAACGTGGACTATGCGCGCTACGCCGAGGCGGAAGCCGCTCTCGGCTGGCTGAACTGGCGCGGGGAGATCCGGCTGAAGAAGCCCCTGAGCCCGGCCTTACTGGCCGGTCCTATCCTGGATGAGATTGATACAGAATTGAGTGCGGCTGGGATTCAGATTGCACATTTGAAGGTATTGGACCGAGCGTCGACAGGCTATGTGAAGGCGAGCGTGACTCGGAATGGGGAGGAACCGGGGGTGGACGGTGACCTGACGGCTTCGTTTGCCCTGGATCACGCGCTGACGCTCAACCTACGCGCGACTGGGGATCCGGCCATCATGGAGAAGATTGTCAGGACCGCTACCGGCCGGGCCGGGTCCTGGGAGAACGAGCATTTGCAGGCCTTCCGGCCGTCGCCGCCGAAGCCGGAGCGGCGTTTGGATCACATTGTGGCGGAATCCAGCCACACTGGCTAG
- a CDS encoding beta-galactosidase translates to MKQIAILLASLSLALAQPPKIPTVLYGAAYYQEYMPSDRLDKDIELMKQSGLTVVRLGESTWTSWEPKEGQFEFAWMDRILDALHKAGIKVIMGTPTYSIPPWLHAKHPEIMAVHLDGSTSTYGIRQNMDISHPAYRFYCERVIRQIMAHYKDHPSIIGYQVDNETSYYQSAGPVVQKGFVDYLKKKFGSTQELNKVWGLVYWGQLVQGWDELPARDGILNPGYKVEFERFQRTRVTDFLDWQARIVNEYKRPGQFVTQDFSGGVHTDIDQWAIARSLDIASTNPYYSVQDELDFQTATLTDDVARSVKDANFLVTETNAQTIGWDSKGQFPPYDGQLRMNVYGHLADGANMVEYWHWHSLHYGQETYWKGVLSHDLQPNRIFKEFSQVGHELQKIGPKLVNLKKTQDVAILFSADSYHGIRYMPFSDKHDYMSLLQQLHKTLYRLNVGVDIITPETKDLQRYKVIVVPPLYVASDTVLNRLAEYAKNGGHLLLTFKSGFTDEYDTVRPVMAPGPLREAAGFHYQEFSSLKQTLALKGDPFKAGEQNQVSTWIEMIELDTAKALAYYDHPFFSRYPAITRNEFGRGSVTFEGTVLSDELQMRVVDTVLKQAGLDGPDRQLPAAIHVKHGTGNSGHAMHYYFNYSGSPQSFAYPYSGAVDLLTGKPVAKAQSVTLPAWDVIIAEER, encoded by the coding sequence GTGAAGCAAATCGCTATTCTACTCGCCTCCCTGTCGCTGGCGCTGGCCCAGCCGCCCAAGATCCCGACCGTGCTTTACGGCGCCGCCTACTACCAGGAGTACATGCCGTCCGACCGGCTCGATAAGGACATCGAGCTGATGAAACAGTCGGGCCTCACCGTCGTGCGGCTGGGCGAGTCCACCTGGACCAGTTGGGAACCCAAGGAGGGGCAGTTCGAATTTGCGTGGATGGACCGCATTCTTGACGCTTTGCACAAGGCGGGCATCAAGGTGATCATGGGCACGCCCACCTACTCCATCCCCCCGTGGCTGCACGCCAAGCACCCGGAGATCATGGCGGTTCACCTGGATGGGTCTACGTCGACGTACGGTATCCGCCAAAATATGGATATCTCCCATCCCGCCTATCGCTTTTACTGCGAGCGCGTGATCCGCCAGATCATGGCCCACTACAAGGACCATCCGTCGATCATCGGCTACCAGGTGGACAACGAGACGTCCTACTACCAGTCGGCCGGGCCAGTGGTGCAGAAGGGGTTCGTTGATTACTTGAAGAAGAAGTTCGGTTCGACGCAGGAGCTGAACAAAGTGTGGGGGCTGGTCTACTGGGGCCAACTGGTGCAGGGCTGGGACGAACTGCCCGCCCGCGACGGCATCCTGAACCCTGGCTACAAGGTGGAGTTTGAGCGCTTCCAGCGGACCCGCGTGACCGACTTCCTCGACTGGCAGGCGCGCATCGTCAACGAATACAAGCGTCCGGGCCAGTTCGTGACGCAGGACTTCAGCGGCGGCGTCCACACCGACATCGACCAGTGGGCCATCGCCCGCAGTCTCGACATCGCGTCGACGAATCCCTACTACAGCGTCCAGGACGAGCTCGACTTCCAGACGGCTACGCTGACCGATGACGTCGCTCGCTCAGTGAAAGACGCCAACTTCCTGGTCACCGAGACGAACGCGCAGACCATCGGCTGGGACTCGAAGGGCCAGTTTCCGCCGTACGACGGCCAACTGCGGATGAACGTCTATGGACATCTGGCTGACGGCGCAAACATGGTCGAATACTGGCATTGGCACTCGCTCCACTATGGCCAGGAGACCTACTGGAAGGGCGTACTGTCGCACGACCTGCAGCCGAACCGGATCTTCAAGGAGTTCTCTCAGGTGGGCCATGAACTGCAGAAGATCGGGCCGAAGCTGGTGAACCTCAAGAAGACGCAGGACGTGGCCATACTGTTTTCGGCGGATTCGTATCACGGCATCCGCTATATGCCGTTCTCGGACAAACACGACTACATGTCGCTGCTCCAGCAACTGCACAAGACGCTGTATCGCCTGAATGTCGGGGTCGACATCATCACACCGGAAACCAAAGACTTGCAGCGCTACAAGGTGATCGTGGTGCCGCCGCTGTATGTCGCCTCCGATACCGTACTCAACCGTCTGGCCGAATACGCGAAAAACGGCGGCCACCTGTTGCTGACGTTCAAGAGCGGATTCACCGACGAATACGACACGGTACGCCCCGTGATGGCGCCTGGTCCGCTGCGCGAGGCGGCCGGTTTCCACTACCAGGAGTTCTCGTCGCTCAAACAGACGCTGGCGCTGAAGGGGGATCCGTTCAAGGCCGGTGAACAGAATCAGGTGTCCACCTGGATCGAGATGATCGAGCTCGACACGGCGAAGGCGCTGGCGTATTACGATCACCCATTCTTCAGCCGCTATCCCGCCATCACCCGCAACGAATTCGGGCGTGGCTCGGTTACTTTTGAAGGCACCGTCCTATCGGACGAGTTGCAGATGCGGGTTGTCGATACCGTACTCAAGCAGGCTGGCTTGGACGGCCCCGACCGCCAACTGCCGGCCGCCATCCATGTGAAGCACGGCACGGGCAATAGCGGCCACGCCATGCACTACTACTTCAATTACTCAGGCTCTCCGCAGAGCTTCGCCTATCCGTACTCCGGCGCCGTGGACTTGCTGACGGGCAAGCCGGTTGCCAAGGCCCAGTCGGTCACCTTGCCGGCCTGGGACGTGATCATCGCTGAAGAGCGCTAA
- a CDS encoding glycoside hydrolase family 38 N-terminal domain-containing protein, with the protein MPTRRDLLKSTLLSAVPAVAAAAPAGGIRHIDIIHHSHTDVGYTDMPSVCRDLQVRFLDAALETCMRNPHFHWTCEATLTVDDWWKGAAPARRDQLVKVVQSGQMDVCAMPFNQTPFMNAAQWKQALDWLPNQVQRDLRISVAMQNDVNGMPRAGALLLLDRNIHHLLMGINADMGGPPFRRPSAFLWKMPDGRKMFVWLGDHYGTAYSYFEPKNWQHGQAKGATTTLRPPYAGDHLKVDEDSLRAAHAHLTKRLEKLAADGYSYQRLLLSYTNQWRYDNDPPFPPLAPFIDAWNKLGLQPTLRFTTATQAVKDMEAELGSNVQIHEGEWTDWWANGDASGPREVAASRVAKRQLDAVFSPVWGEPTKRILRRSAEMYKDLCLFDEHTWGANISVSQPDALDTIAQFTEKALLAYRPMGHSEWLLGQRARTHFCGKPAGLYAVNTAPLPYTGWVRFPGIDRAAAWVNNLPARAATVIGAAAPEASDKVELRLDPSGWPQSARWPGMTESLFASGLGDILTVFIKPPFKRSSSMHPARLDRLEATYGQTKEEKTAYTRIFTQPIVHPSFATASRRLEVFRDQPRATLTVRFDRISNTAPEVIYMMTELPLKGALPRFSTGGVPYTPFTDQLPGSCRDYFAIDSWAHYQSPAGHWLWVTKDAPLVSVGGPHTWQRIQEKPADPERLWTMLLDSFWHTNFVANSHGVMEFQFELAWSQQAPDAPATAETLLSTPIVVDHPAVEACPELMKSLFTT; encoded by the coding sequence ATGCCAACTCGTAGAGATTTGCTCAAGTCGACTTTACTATCGGCCGTACCCGCCGTGGCCGCTGCCGCACCGGCCGGCGGCATCCGGCACATCGATATCATTCATCACTCTCATACCGATGTCGGCTACACCGACATGCCTTCGGTCTGCCGTGATTTGCAGGTGCGGTTTCTGGACGCCGCGCTGGAAACCTGCATGCGGAATCCGCACTTCCACTGGACGTGCGAAGCCACATTGACGGTGGACGACTGGTGGAAGGGCGCCGCCCCGGCTCGCCGCGATCAACTGGTCAAAGTTGTACAGTCGGGCCAGATGGACGTCTGCGCGATGCCGTTCAACCAGACCCCATTCATGAACGCGGCGCAATGGAAGCAGGCGCTCGACTGGCTGCCTAACCAGGTGCAGCGCGACCTGCGGATCAGTGTAGCGATGCAGAACGATGTCAACGGCATGCCGCGCGCAGGCGCCCTGCTGCTGCTGGACCGCAACATTCACCATCTGCTGATGGGCATCAACGCGGATATGGGCGGCCCGCCGTTCCGCCGGCCTTCGGCCTTCCTCTGGAAGATGCCGGACGGCCGGAAGATGTTTGTCTGGTTGGGCGACCATTACGGCACTGCGTACTCCTACTTCGAGCCCAAGAACTGGCAGCACGGCCAGGCAAAAGGCGCGACCACGACTTTGCGGCCTCCGTACGCCGGGGATCACCTCAAAGTCGATGAGGATTCTCTCCGCGCCGCCCACGCGCACCTGACCAAGCGGCTGGAGAAGCTGGCGGCGGACGGGTACTCTTACCAGCGGCTGCTTCTTTCTTATACAAACCAATGGCGTTACGACAACGATCCGCCCTTCCCGCCGCTGGCGCCATTCATTGATGCCTGGAACAAGCTGGGCTTGCAGCCCACGCTGCGGTTCACCACGGCGACACAGGCCGTGAAGGACATGGAAGCCGAATTGGGTTCGAACGTTCAAATCCATGAAGGCGAGTGGACCGACTGGTGGGCCAACGGCGACGCGTCCGGACCTCGCGAAGTAGCCGCTTCCCGGGTGGCGAAACGGCAACTTGACGCGGTGTTTTCGCCGGTTTGGGGCGAGCCGACTAAGCGGATCCTGCGGCGTTCGGCCGAGATGTACAAGGACCTGTGCCTGTTCGACGAGCACACGTGGGGCGCGAACATCTCGGTTTCGCAGCCCGACGCGCTGGATACTATTGCGCAGTTCACTGAGAAAGCCCTGCTCGCCTATCGGCCCATGGGCCATTCCGAATGGCTGCTGGGCCAGCGCGCTCGCACTCATTTCTGCGGGAAACCGGCCGGGCTGTATGCCGTGAACACGGCGCCGTTGCCCTATACCGGATGGGTCAGATTCCCAGGGATCGACCGGGCGGCGGCGTGGGTGAACAACCTGCCGGCGCGGGCGGCTACGGTCATCGGGGCCGCGGCACCAGAAGCTTCGGATAAGGTTGAGCTGCGGTTGGATCCCAGCGGCTGGCCTCAGTCGGCCCGTTGGCCCGGGATGACGGAATCGCTGTTTGCCTCCGGGCTGGGCGATATTCTGACCGTCTTCATCAAACCGCCTTTCAAGCGGTCGTCCTCCATGCATCCGGCACGGCTGGATCGTCTGGAGGCGACGTACGGGCAAACAAAAGAGGAAAAGACCGCTTACACCCGGATCTTCACCCAGCCGATCGTCCATCCCTCGTTTGCCACGGCTTCACGGCGGTTGGAGGTGTTCCGAGACCAGCCTCGCGCCACTTTGACGGTCCGGTTCGACCGGATCTCGAACACGGCCCCGGAAGTGATCTACATGATGACGGAACTCCCGTTGAAGGGGGCACTGCCGCGCTTCTCGACCGGCGGAGTGCCGTACACCCCGTTCACTGATCAGTTGCCCGGCTCGTGCCGCGACTACTTCGCCATTGATTCCTGGGCGCACTATCAATCACCCGCCGGCCACTGGCTGTGGGTGACAAAGGACGCTCCGCTGGTGTCGGTGGGCGGCCCGCATACCTGGCAGCGGATCCAGGAGAAACCGGCTGATCCGGAGCGGCTGTGGACCATGCTCCTGGATAGCTTCTGGCACACGAACTTTGTGGCCAACAGCCACGGAGTCATGGAGTTCCAGTTCGAGTTGGCGTGGTCGCAGCAGGCGCCCGACGCGCCCGCTACAGCGGAGACTCTGCTCTCTACGCCCATCGTTGTCGACCATCCGGCCGTGGAGGCTTGCCCTGAATTGATGAAGAGCCTTTTCACTACCTAG